CATATCCATACTATAGATATCCGATACTAGCTAGAAAGATAAATGAGAGGGCTATAGATAGAAATGTTAGTGTTATTGGAACAGGTATAAACCCTGGGTTTCTCCTCGATACACTTGCAATAGTCTTAGCAGCACCATTCAATATTGTGAATAGTATAAGGGCTATAAGATCTATAGATGCTGCAAAGAGGAGAGAATCGTTTAGGAAGAAGATAGGTATTGGTGAAGATATTGAGAGAGTTAGAGAAATGCTTAGAAGAGGTGAGATTACGGGTCATGTTGGCTATGCAGAATCTGTTATGCTTATAGCTGATAAAGCTGGAATAAATCTCACTAAGGTTATAGAGGGTCAAGAGCCTATAAAGGCTGAAGCTGATGTTGAGTCTAGTGGGATTAGGGTTGGAAGAGGCTTGTGTAAGGGTATTAAGGGCTTTGGAGCTGGATATATAGGTGATAGAGAGATTATAAGGGTTGAGTTTTATGCATATGTAGGTGCTGAGGAATTTGAGGAGATATCTATTAGTGGTAGAGACTATAGCATTAGGTGGAGGAGCAGTGGAACACCTGGGGATATGGGTACAGCAGCAATAGTTCTAAGTATAGCTGAAAACATTGTTAACTATGGCCCAGGGCTTCTAACAATGGCAGATATAATACCGTTTAGACCCTATATAAAGGTTAGCTGAAGTGGATATACATAGAGATGCGGATTACTACATATATATAGCTACAGCAATACTATTCATAGCATTGATAATAGCATCTATAACCAATGATGTAATTCTATGGAGAATATTTTCAGCATTTGGAGAAGAGCTAGCATATATAGCTCTATCAATACTCATCTACATATTTATAGATCCATATACAGGCTTAACACTAATCTCTCTAACCATTCTCTCAGGCTCCATAAACATATTACTGAAATACACATTGAATCTTCCAAGACCTCCTAGAGAGCTTTGGAAGATTAGTGAAAGTGGCCCCGGTTTTCCAAGTGGTCATAGCCAAATATCATCTACATTCTGGACATTTATATGCATAGAAATGAAGAGTCTGTCCATGGTCGTACTATCCATATCTATTCTAATATCCATAGCCCTTTCAAGAATTTTCCTAGGGGTGCACTACTGGTATGATGTTGTTGGTGGATTAGCTATAGGTATAGCAATAACTTCAACATCTATACTCATACTAAGAAGATTTGATGAGAGGAAAACTCTAGCTATACTAAATATATCGACATTCATAGTATCGCTATACAATGTATATATGGGTCATGAGATACATCTATCACTAGCATTAGTAGGACTATCAATAGGTTTTACACTAGGCTATAAATGGATAACCAAATCTGTTAGCATTATCAGAAATACTAATATCTATGGAAAGATTATTATGTTTATAGCTATTGTAGCTATAGCTATTATACTAAGAGAGATCTCCAGCATCTCACCAGCTATTACACCTATATCATATATATTGATAGCATTGTCAATCCTATCGATACCTATACTATATGAGAAGTTCGCTTCTAGGGAAAAAGGTTTTGGTTCTGTGGAAGCGGAAGATTTATAAACCTCTGTAGAGTTTAGGATATCTCTAGGAGGTGTAGATATATGGTGAAGGTAAGCAGATCTCTAGCTGTAAAGGATGAAACTGTATTTCTAAGCAAAGGACTTAAAGCACTTAGATATTCATCGGCTGCAAAACTACTAAGAGTGTTTAAGAGCCCAACACTAGGAACAGAGCTCTCGGACTGCATGGACAAAGGACCTGTATATATAGTTAAATTCAAGAACTATACAGTTATTGTCCAGCCTGACCATGTACATGTTGTAGAAGCTAAAAGTGAACAGGAAGCTACTTCAGTTGTAGAAGAACTTGCAAAGGCAATTAGCTAAATTTATAACTTATAACCATAGCTCTACCAGATAAATATATTTTTTATCCTCATCTTCTCACCTTATCGATAAGAACTATAGATAGTACTCCTATTGCCGATAGATAGAATGCTAGCTCTGGCCAAAGCGTAGAAGCTATATAGCTACCTATAGTCATAGATATAGCTGGAACAATATTCTGTATAAGGAAGAGTAGAGAGGTTTGTTGAATCCTTACACCTCTATCAACATCTTTTACAAGATAGCTAAAGAGTGTTAGCCATAGACCTATACCCCCTGCTCCAGCTATAAAAGATCTTACTATCTGTAGATCTAGTCTAGACATAAATGGAAAGACAATGTTTGCCGCTATAGATATCAATATAGCTATTTTTGCTGTATTTATAGATCCAATTCTATATATAGCAATAGTCCATGTCCAAGGCGTTAGAAAACTAGCAATAGTTGATGCAGTATTCATTAAAGCTAGCCAAAGCTCATCTGCACCCCATCTCTCTAGCATATAGGGGACATATATAGAGGATGCAAAGTTTATAGATAGATATATTATCGTTACCACAACACAGAATGTTGCTAAATCTCTAGCAAGTTCTATAGCAGATCTCCTATCTATATCATCATTATACCTATTGATTATCTCTCCTAATCTAAACATTAATGGTAAATCAGATAGAAATAACAGTGAAGCTAATGTGAATAGAAGTCCGTATTGCCTTACACTATTAGATGTATATAGAAGTATACCTGCAATACTATTGCCTATAAACATTCCTATAGTTCCCATAATAGAGTCTAGAGCAATATACCTTGATCTAAGGTTCAATGGAATATTATCAGCTATATAATCAGCCCACGATAAGCCAGCTATAGATGAAATAAGATTTGCTGTGGAAAACCCTATGGATACTACATAAACTAAAATTTTACCGCTGAAGACCTCAAAAAATATTATCAACGAGGTTAAGAGGAATATAATTCTAGAGATGGATATAGATATCTTAAAGAGATACAGCCTCTTACACCTAATGGATCTGGGGATAAATAGAGCTACTAGATATGTTAGAGATGCCGAATACATAGGTAAACTAGCAACAATATTAACATCAAAATAATCTGGAGATACCCTTGAGGCAAGAGCAGTTCTATAAAGCCATATAGAACCGAACCATATACCCCATAGAATAGCATCTATAAGTAAAATTATGATTATCTTTCTAGGGCTATCAATAGCCATAGCCTCGATACACCTTGGTAAAGCTTTTTATCTAGATTAACACGATATAAATCGTATTGTATCGATTTTCCCTATACCTAGGTATTGGTGGTATTAGATATGTGTGAAAATGATCTTAAAAACGTTGTTCAGATAGGTATAGTTGTAGACAATATTGAGAAAGCTGTTGAGTCTTGGTCAAAACTTCTTGGTGTAGAGCCTCCAGAGATTATCGAGACTGGTCCTTTGGAAGAGACGAAGATGGAGTTTAGAGGAAGGCAATCTAGTGGTAGAGCCAAGCTAGCCTTTATAAAACTTGAGAATATTGTTATAGAGCTTATAGAGCCTATAGATGGGCCTAGTACATGGAGAGAATTTCTAGAGAATCGCGGTCCTGGTATACATCATATAGCGTTTGATGTAGGTAAACCTGAGGAATGTCTAGAGAAGTTAGAGGGTCTTGGTGCTAGAGTTGAGCAGAGGGGTATGTTTAGAGGAGGATACTATGTATATGTCGATGCTAGAAAAAGTCTTGGGGCTATTATAGAGATACTTCATCACTATAGAGATAGATGAGGAGATATATATGTATGATCTGAGGAAGATTCTTGAGGATCTCGTCAATGAGAGGATAGATATAGATGAAGCTGTAAAGAGGATTAGGCTATTTGGTATTGAAAATATTGAGAATATGATTAGATTTGATATTAGTAGACATCTTAGGAGGGATGTACCGGAGATAGTATTTGGGGAGGGAAAGGATGTAGAGAGTCTAGCTAGAATTATAAAGGAGGTTACACAGCAGATAGGTAGAGTCATAGTATCTAGACTTAGCCCTAGACAGATAGAGTTTCTGAGAAGGTTAGAGCTAGACAATATCTCTATAGAAATCAATGATAGGGGGAGGATAGCTGTTGCTAGATTAAAGAACTATACAAAACCCTTCTACAACTGTAGGATAGGGATTGTAGCTGCTGGAACAGCTGATATTGGTGTAGCTGAGGAGGCTAGAGTAGTTGTTGAGGAGATGGGGTGTAGAGCCATAGCTATATATGATGTTGGTATAGCTGGTCTACATAGGGTTATAGAGGCTGTAAAGAGGGTTAAGGAGGAGGATGTAGATGTTGTTATAGCTATTGCTGGTATGGAGGGTGCACTACCATCGGTTCTCGCATCACTTCTAGATATACCGGTGATAGGAGTTCCAACATCTATTGGATATGGTGTTGGTGGTAAGGGAAAGTCTGCTTTATACTCAATGCTACAAGCATGCCCCTTAGGATTAGCAGTAGTTAATATTGATAATGGTGTTAATGCAGCTATTATTGCAAGTCTTATTGGTAGGAGAATCGCTTTGTATAGATCTAAATGCTAATCATATATAGACAATATTTAGATGTACTAGGAATAGCCTTGGTAAAGATGTCAAACTAGATATATTTATTATAGCTATACAAACATTTTTCTATAGCTTAAATAATGACGATAGATAGCTATATCCTAGGCGGTGTATAGCCATTGACTATACTAGTATTTGATCCATCTATAGCTGGAGTCTCAGGAGATATGATACTAGGATCTCTAGTTGATTTAGGAGCAAACCAAAGAGAGATAGAGTTGCTGAGAGAGTTCATACCGAGATATGTAGATGGTGTTAGTGATATAGATATATCATTTATTGATGTTCATAGAGGTGGGTTTAGAGCTAAGAAACTTGTGGCAAAGTTTATAGATAGAGCTTCTCATAGACATGGGATAGAGATGATAAGAGCAGTAGAGAGAATTGTTATGGATCTAGAGCTTAGTGATAAGATGAAGAGCTTTGCTATAAATGCTATAAAATCTCTTGTAGAAGTTGAGGCATATGTACATGGTGTATCCATAGATAGTGTTGAGCTAGATGAATCTGGATCTATAGATACTATAATAGATATTGTTGGAACAGCTATAGCTCTTCAAAGCCTTGGGATAGCAGATTCAACAGTATTGTCACTACCTATAGCTTTGGGTGGAGGAAAAATAAGTTTTTCCCACGGGATATTCTCAGTACCCACACCTGCAACTCTAGAGCTTGCTAAAAGGGGTAGAGCTCTAGTCTTTGGAGGACCTATAGATGAAGAGCTTGCAACACCTACTGGTGTAGCTATACTCATAAATCTTGTAGATAGATTTGAGGCTAGACTTCCACCAGTAAAACCTATTAGAATTGGATATGGTGCTGGAGATAAGGAGTTTAAATCTATTCCAAACATATTGAGGGCTATACTATGTGAGAATACCAATGAAGTAGATGGCTATAGTCTGGAGGAGATAGGGGTTATAGAGACAGATATAGATGATGCTACAGGTGAGATGGCTGGCTATATAGTTGAGAGATTACTCAATAGTGGTGCAAGAGATGTATCTATAATCCCCCTATATATGAAGAAGAATAGACCTGGCTTCATGATTAGAGCAATAACAGATATTGACAATATGACTAAACTAGCTGATATCCTCATCAGGGAGATTGGGACTCTTGGAGTAAGATATAACATATATAAAAGAGTTGTTGTTCCAATAAGAGAGTTAAGACCTATAGAGATAGAGATAAACGGGAGAAAGGCTACCATAACACTAAAAATTGGTAGAAATCTTAGGGGAGAAATAATATCGGTAAAACCTGAATACGAAGATTTAAAGACTATATCTAAAGAGTTTGGAATTCCAATAAAAGATGTATTGAGAATCATATATGAAAATATAGGTAGATATATCAACTATAGACACTAAATACAACATAACTATATGATTATCTTGGAATCCCGAGATCCATAGTGTTTTAAAGTCTTAGGCAAACTCGATAAGAGCTGCCGTGGTTAGACTTAGAAGAAATACAGTGGATCAAACCTGGGAAACACTATTATATTAACGATGTTATTTTTCATAACCAGTAGAAATATTATTTATTCAACCAAATACTCAAAATAGTTTAAGAGGTAGGGAGCATGTCTATAGCTATTGTAAGAGCTGAAGATAGTTATAATGGTACAAAAAGGGTATTAGAGCTTATCAAGAATGAGATCTATGAGAAGGTTGGTGGTAGAGAGAGGTTCTTGATAAAACCTAACTTTGTATCTACATATACATATCTAAGTGCAACACCTAGAGAAACTGTTGAAGCTCTCCTAGAATTCATACATAGCACTTTTAATGTTTCTGAGATTATAATAGCAGAGTCTCCAGCTATGGGAAGTGCTTGGGAGGGCTTTAAGAATTATGGCTATTATGAGCTGAAGAAGAGGTTTGGAGATATAGAGTTTGCTGATCTAGATGACTATGACTATAAAGAGATTGAGCTTGTCGATGAATATGGAAAGACCTTTAGAGTACCTATATCAAGTATAATTCTTGATAATAGATATGTAAGGATATCTCCCTGTAGAGCTAAAACACATGATACTGTTATTGTAACTCTAAGTATTAAGAATATAGTTGTTGGATCTATAAGAAGAGGATACAAGTCTAGGATACATAGAGGCTATTATACAATCAACTATGCAATAGCAAAAATAGCTACATACATAATGCCAGATTTAGGTATTGTTGATGGTGTAGAGGCTATGGAGGGTAATGGACCTGTAGCTGGTGATCCAAAGAGATGGGGAGTTGTTTTTGCATCTATAAATCCTGTTAATCTCGATATAGCTGTATCCTATGGAATGGGTTTTGACCCCCATGATATAGGGTATCTATATCTACTTGCTAACTGGGGATATGGAGAACTAGATTTATCTAAGATGAGAATTGTTGGTGAATCTCTAGAGTCTATTAGGACAAAGTTTAAGCCTCATTCAACATATAGAGATCAGCTCTCTTGGAAGAGATTTCTAGCCATGAGATAGATCTATATTCATAAATATTTTTAGGTCTCAAGAACATAGATATTAAATGGTATTGAATATGACCTTCCCAGGAAAGAGAGTTGCTGTAGGATCAGATGATCTATATCCAGTTGTAAATGCAGTGGTTAGATATCTTAAGGAGAAAGGCTTTGAGATAATACCTGTAGGAGCTATAAAGACTGGAAAGCCAGAGCCCTGGCCCATTGTGGGTTATGAGGTTGGAGAACTTGTTGCTAGTGGTAAGGCTGATTGGGGTATAGTAATCTGCTATACAGGTACAGGAGTTTCTATAGCTGCAAATAAGGTTAGGGGTGTGAGAGCTGCTCTATGTAATGATGCTGAGACAGCTCGTGGTGCAAGGCTATGGAATAATGCAAATGTATTAGCATTGAGTGGAAGACTTGTAACAGAGTATGTAGCAAAGGAGATTTTAGAGGCGTGGATCTCAACAACAAAGATAGATGAGTCTGAGGCTAGGAATATAGAGATGCTTGAGAAGCTTGATAGAGAGGGTAAGATATAGAGTAATGATAAAAATATATACTTAGCAATACACAGATATTTCCTAAGGTGTTAAAATGTATAAGTATCTCTATGTAGAACCCACAGTACTTAAGAAGCTCAGCAGTAATGTAACAAAGATGTGGCTACCATTTCTACTCCTAAGATTTAGTGAATATAAACCAAATAAACAATACATTGCTGATTGTCTATTGAGAGGAGCTATAGATAATAGATATATATCGATATTCACACTAAGAGAACTTCCAAAGAATACAAAGATAGTTGATACACCATCTATAGAAGCTGACATACCTGTAAAGACATGTATGAATACCGATATAGCAACAGATCTTATGCAGATAGGTATTGATTATATCAATAACAATTTTGATAAACTCGATGAATTTATTACAATGGTTGAAGAGTATAGAGATGTTGAGATATCGACAAGAGTATTCCTAAGAACTAGAAGATACGTTATACCAGCAGAGAGGATTAAGGCGATAGATAGAAAAATAGCTATAGAGGTAGTGGGTGGATTAATAAAAAAGTTCCGTATGTATAGACAAGGTGAAAAAACTGTTCTACCACCGGTAATAGATATACAACCTATCTATGCATTTATTTATATAAGTGGTATGAATGCAGGGCTAGTCATAGGAAAGAAGATTATACCTATAAATATATATGCAAAACTATTATCAAAACAAAAAGTTAGAGAATCTATACTTGGATCCTGACAATATCTATATCTACAATATCTTTATTCCATTAGATCCTCTCTCGTAGCATACCATTCCATTTATATATACTGCACAGTATACATATCTCCTAGATTCAGATCCTATACCATCTACAACCTCGGCATCTCTCTGAGCTACCTCACCATCATCTCTTGCCTTCATTCCGTCTACCACATTGGTAAATATTTTCGCTATTCTAGTTATACTTCCAAATATATGAGTTATATTGAGTCTACTCAAATTTCTCACCTCTACTCTGCGTATATATGTTAGCACTCTTATATATAGTGCGGTGTATCCATATATAACAGATTATACTGGGTAGAACAATTACACCTGTTTGAAAACATATAAAAATATTTGGGTTATTAGGAGATGTAGTTCAATATGTATTAAGATATGATAAATCTATTTTCTCTGGTTCGTAGTCCCTAAGTCTATTCTCAAGATACTCCTGATATCCTGCTAAATCAAGTAGTCCATGTCCACTTAGATTGAATATTATTACCTTCTTCTCCCTCTCTTCTCTAGCTCTTATAGCTTCATCAATAACAGCTTTAACTGCATGTGCAGACTCAGGAGCAGGAACAATACCCTCCATCTGTGCAAATAGTTGTGCAGCTCTAAATACCTCTGTCTGATGATATGCTACAGGTTTAACGATATTGTTTTTCACTAGAAGTGCAAGTGTTGGTGCAACACCGTGGTATCTAAGTCCTCCTGCATGTATTGGTGGAGGGGTGTATCTATGTCCAACTGTATACATCTTTAGCATTGGTGTTAATCTTGCTGTATCTCCATAGTCATATGTATATATACCCCTGGTCATTGATGGAACTGCCTTTGGCTCTACAGCTATGATTTTAACAGATTTCTTCTTCCCCCTAACAATCTCCTCATAGTAGAATGGATATGCTAGTCCTGCAAAATTACTTCCACCACCAACACATCCTATAACTATATCTGGTAGCTCTTCACCAATAAGCTCAAATTGCTTAATAGCCTCTAGACCTATTATCGTTTGGTGTAAAAGTACATGGTTTAATACCGACCCAAGACTATACTTTGTACCAGGATTTGTAACTGCATCCTCTATAGCTTCACTAATAGCTATACCAAGAGAACCAGGGTGATTAGGATCTCTCTCAAGAATCTCTCTACCGCTCTTGGTATATGGACTTGGGCTGGGTATAACCTCTGCACCATATATCTGCATAAGTATTCTCCTATATGGCTTCTGATCATAGCTAGCTCTAACCATATAAACCCTAACCTTTAGACCAAAGAGAGCTCCCGCCAAGGCTAGCGCAGATCCCCATTGCCCAGCTCCAGTCTCTGTAGTAAGCCTTTTAGTACCTTCAAGCATATTGAAATATGCTTGTGCTATAGCTGTATTTATCTTGTGTGAACCTGTTGGCAATACACCCTCATACTTATAATATATCCTTGCAGGAGTATCCAAAAACTCCTCAAGCCTCCTAGCCCTAAACAAAGGAGTAGGTCTACCAAGTTCTAGGTATAGGGATAGCAATTCATCTGGAATCTTAATGAATCTCTCAGTACTAAACTCCTGCTCAATAAGTTTCTTAGGGAATATAGCTATGAGTTCCTCGGGCTTTACATCCTCCCCATTTGGTTTTTTCATTGGTGGTAATGGTTCTGGTAGATCAGGAACTATGTTATACCAGTGATCAGGTAGTATATCTTCTGTTTGTGGAGATCTAAGATGCTTTATCTCCATTGGCGCAAGGATTTCACCAAGAAAAAGTTGTTGGGAGGGGTTAAAAAGATTTGTGTAGATTAATCTATGCAAACTCTCTATCTAGATATCTAATAGAGTAGACTATCCTTATATCTCTACTCAATCTATCAAGTAATAACCAATCCTCTTGTGATAATCTCCACCCAACAGCACCAACATTATCCACAACTTGCTCAGGGTTCTTAGCACCTGGAATTGGCACAACAACTGGGCTTGCCATAATAAGCCAGTTGAGAGCTATTTGTGTAGGAGTCTTTCCATACTTCTTTGAAAGTTCATTTAAAACTTCAACAACTTTATAAACTTTCTCAAAATTCTTTGGATGAAACACTGGCTCTCCTGATCTTACATCTTGAAACTGTGGAAGATTTTGAGGAGTATACTTTCCTGTTACAGCACCTTTTGCTATTGGACTCCACGCCATTACAGTTATTCTATTTTTCTCTGCATATGGTATAAGCTCCTTCTCAGCATATCTCTCAACAATATTATATCTAATCTGAAATACCTCTACATCCACAGTTGACAAGCACTTTCTAAATGATTCAACAAGTTCTACTGGAAAATTACTCAGACCAATATATCTTACCAAACCAATTCTAACCATCTTCTCCATAGCTCTAGCATATTCACATGTAGGATAGTTATGCCATACAGGTGGCCAGTGAGCTAATAACACATCTATATATCCTAGCCCAAGAATCCTTACCGATTTTTCAACAGCTAGGGGAATATCGTATTCATTTAAAAAGTCTCCAGGTATTTTTGTTACAACAACCACATCATCTCTCTTAACATTAGCTTCCCTGAGAGCTCTCCCAAGATAATTCTCGCTTACCCCAAGTCCATATACCATAGCTGTATCAAAGAAATTTACATTGAGCTCAATAGCCTTTTTAACAACTTCTTTAGCAATACTATAATCTGGTTTTGTCCAAGCTTCACTAAACTGCCAAGCTCCAAGCCCTATTCTTGAAATCTTTATATCTGTTTTCCCAAGTGTTACATATTCCATATCTATCTACCAAATACTCTAGGTGCAACTCATTACAAAAATGTTTTCTATATGACAGCTACAATATATACTAGTGTATATTCATAGAGCTTAGAGCTATATCTAGATACCTATCATTGAATCCTACTAGAATAAATTTTATTCTCTCAATCCTATCTATTGGAATATCAAGAGGATCTCTATAATCACATACATATGCCTTTGCCCCTAACGCCATAGCTATTCTTAGTGCTGCTGAAATATCAACATTCCTCAACTTAGCTCTAGCATCTATAAATACCTCAGCATTCCCCATACCAACATATACTATATCTAGTGCTGCACTTCCAAGAGATCTAATAGTAAGTTTCTCATTTCTATTCCTAATATAGTTCTCAAGAGGTTTATATGTAGAGTAGGACTCAAAGTATCCTAATACTATTGGCTTAGGAATAACACCTCTATATATCTTCCTCTCACCAATTCTTACATCTCCATAGTCATATACATACATTCTATCTCTAAAAATCTCTGAAACAATAGCGAATTCTATATCCTTTAAAGTATTGCTTCTCCCTCCCCTAGCTATAGCTATAGATATAGATGCCCATGGTATCTCAGCATCATAGTTAGTACTACCATCAACAGGATCTATAATAGCTATCCATCTAGAGCCATACTGTCTCAGCCCCCTCTCCTCACCAATAATCATAACCTCGCCTAGTACCTCCCTCAGACAATTAGATAGAATATCCTCTGCAATAAGATCGAACTCCTTTGAAATATCGCCAGAAACATTATTCCCAACAATACCTCTCGGTGTTTCACCTAGTAGATATCTTCTAACATTATCAACACACTTAACTATACCCATCTTAATCTCATTTATATCCATATAAACCACTGATATAGCTCGATCTAGCTGTACCAGCTACAGTTGTCATCAATAAAAAGATTTATTAAGATCGATGAATTTAGCTCTTTGAAGATACTTAGCATTTTACCATATCCTCGCAACCCCTAGAGCTACTCCTATGATAGCTGATATCGCTATCATTACTATTGGATCGTGTTTAAATATAGTTACAGCTATAAACACCGTTACAGCTATAGCTATAGTAGCTATTGTCTGTATATTGTTCAACCCCTTGAATACCCCTGTTATAACTGTTATTAAAGCTGATGTAACTAGACCTATAACAGCTCCTCTAATACCATTTAACAGTGCTCTTACAATGGGATGGGTATAGAATCTCTGTAGAGCTGTTGCAATAAGTATTATTACTGTAAATGGAGGTATGACTACACCTAGTGTAGCTAATATAGCACCAGCTATACCCCCAACTCTATAGCCAACATATGTAGCTGCATTTATAGCTATAGGACCTGGGGTAGATTCGGCAATAGCTATAAGATCTAGAAATTCTTCCTCACTAAGCCATCCATATCTATCAACAACTTCATGCCTAATAACAGGTATCATAGCATAGCCACCACCAAAGACAAATGCCCCTATCTTCAAAAACGTTATAAACAATGTTATTAGCGTATATACATAGCCATACATATAAGATCACAAAGCTATGTAGATAGCATTAGAATATATATACATTTATATATCCTTGGAGAAAATATTGATCTTAGTGATGAGTCCTAGACCAAATGATTGATGAAGAATCTCCAAAATCTGATCAAAATCTGCGTAAACTTTTTAAACCTCTCCATAGTGTTTATAGTTCTGAGGGATAAATATGAGCCAATGGTAAATATATGTCCTAAATATATAGATGAGATTCTCCCTAGCTATTGGTATAACATAATACCTGATCTACCAAAGCCATTACCTCCACCAAGAGACCCTGAAGATACATCCTCTAGAATAGATCTATTGAGAAAAATACTTCCTAGGGAAGTACTGAGGCAACAGTTTACAGTTGAACGCTTTGTCAAGATCCCAGATGAGATAAGAGACATGTATGAGGTTATTGGTAGACCTACTCCTTTGTTTAGGGCTAGGAGGCTTGAGGAGTTTTTGGATACTCCTGCAAGGATATATTATAAGTATGAGGGTGTATTGCCAACAGGTTCACACAAGATAAATACAGCTATAGCACAAGCATATTATGCTCTAAATGATGGTGTTAATGGTGTTACGACTGAGACTGGAGCTGGACAGTGGGGATCTGCTGTAGCTCTAGCTGCATCGCTTTATGGGTTAAAGTCATATGTGTTTATGGTTAGAGTAAGCTATGAGCATAAGCCTGGGAGGAAACATCTAATGGAATTCTATGGAGCAGAGGTTATCCCTAGTCCATCGAAGCTTACAAAGATTGGTAGAGAGATTCTTGAGAGAGATCCAGAGAATCCTGGTTCTCTTGGTATAGCTATTAGTGAAGCTATTGAGTATGCTATTGATCATGGATATAAGTATCTAATGGGTAGTGTACTAGATGTTGTACTCCTCCACCAGAGTATCATTGGTTTAGAGGCTATTAAGCAATTTGAGCTTATTGGTGAAGAGCTACCAGATATAGTTATAGGATGTGTTGGTGGTGGAAGTAATTTCGCTGGACTAGCATATCCATTCATAGGACTTAAAAACAACTCTAGTAGAAGATATATAGCTGCAGCTTCTTCAGCTGTTCCAAAGTTTTCAAAGGGTGTATATAGATATGACTTCCCTGATACAGCTGGTCTACTACCACTAGTAAAGATGATAACACTTGGGAAAGACTTTATACCACCACCTATATACTCAGGAGGACTTAGATATCATGGGCTTGCACCATCACTAAGTCTATTGGTTAATGAGGGAGTTATAGAGTGGAGAGAGTA
Above is a genomic segment from Ignisphaera aggregans DSM 17230 containing:
- a CDS encoding dihydrodipicolinate reductase (COGs: COG3804 conserved hypothetical protein related to dihydrodipicolinate reductase~InterPro IPR000846~KEGG: hbu:Hbut_1431 hypothetical protein~PFAM: dihydrodipicolinate reductase~SPTR: A2BMP4 Universally conserved protein), with protein sequence MFIGIYGFGSIGRLLARVALERGHEIIGVVDIDPNIVGRDVGEILGLGEKLGIEVSTDPYTLTGSEVILHATGSYLDKVYDQIIASIDSGADVVSTCETLAYPYYRYPILARKINERAIDRNVSVIGTGINPGFLLDTLAIVLAAPFNIVNSIRAIRSIDAAKRRESFRKKIGIGEDIERVREMLRRGEITGHVGYAESVMLIADKAGINLTKVIEGQEPIKAEADVESSGIRVGRGLCKGIKGFGAGYIGDREIIRVEFYAYVGAEEFEEISISGRDYSIRWRSSGTPGDMGTAAIVLSIAENIVNYGPGLLTMADIIPFRPYIKVS
- a CDS encoding hypothetical protein (KEGG: dka:DKAM_0450 permeases of the major facilitator superfamily protein~SPTR: B8D3U5 Permeases of the major facilitator superfamily protein); amino-acid sequence: MAIDSPRKIIIILLIDAILWGIWFGSIWLYRTALASRVSPDYFDVNIVASLPMYSASLTYLVALFIPRSIRCKRLYLFKISISISRIIFLLTSLIIFFEVFSGKILVYVVSIGFSTANLISSIAGLSWADYIADNIPLNLRSRYIALDSIMGTIGMFIGNSIAGILLYTSNSVRQYGLLFTLASLLFLSDLPLMFRLGEIINRYNDDIDRRSAIELARDLATFCVVVTIIYLSINFASSIYVPYMLERWGADELWLALMNTASTIASFLTPWTWTIAIYRIGSINTAKIAILISIAANIVFPFMSRLDLQIVRSFIAGAGGIGLWLTLFSYLVKDVDRGVRIQQTSLLFLIQNIVPAISMTIGSYIASTLWPELAFYLSAIGVLSIVLIDKVRR
- a CDS encoding Glyoxalase/bleomycin resistance protein/dioxygenase (InterPro IPR004360~KEGG: cma:Cmaq_0277 glyoxalase/bleomycin resistance protein/dioxygenase~PFAM: Glyoxalase/bleomycin resistance protein/dioxygenase~SPTR: A8MAT9 Glyoxalase/bleomycin resistance protein/dioxygenase), coding for MCENDLKNVVQIGIVVDNIEKAVESWSKLLGVEPPEIIETGPLEETKMEFRGRQSSGRAKLAFIKLENIVIELIEPIDGPSTWREFLENRGPGIHHIAFDVGKPEECLEKLEGLGARVEQRGMFRGGYYVYVDARKSLGAIIEILHHYRDR
- a CDS encoding phosphoesterase PA-phosphatase related (InterPro IPR000326~KEGG: tpe:Tpen_0001 phosphoesterase, PA-phosphatase related~PFAM: phosphoesterase PA-phosphatase related~SMART: phosphoesterase PA-phosphatase related~SPTR: A1RW31 Phosphoesterase, PA-phosphatase related~PFAM: PAP2 superfamily), giving the protein MDIHRDADYYIYIATAILFIALIIASITNDVILWRIFSAFGEELAYIALSILIYIFIDPYTGLTLISLTILSGSINILLKYTLNLPRPPRELWKISESGPGFPSGHSQISSTFWTFICIEMKSLSMVVLSISILISIALSRIFLGVHYWYDVVGGLAIGIAITSTSILILRRFDERKTLAILNISTFIVSLYNVYMGHEIHLSLALVGLSIGFTLGYKWITKSVSIIRNTNIYGKIIMFIAIVAIAIILREISSISPAITPISYILIALSILSIPILYEKFASREKGFGSVEAEDL